In Nicotiana tabacum cultivar K326 chromosome 21, ASM71507v2, whole genome shotgun sequence, one DNA window encodes the following:
- the LOC107827815 gene encoding GATA transcription factor 21 produces MIPTYRNSSPSSPSFPFELNNNEVHDLSHINPLVSPSYQVASSSSYSSCQTFFNNSTTNQDQMGYYRSQFYQPQYQPEVDNFASRSGSHDHLEKKNKGPKLTLWKKGDKLMQKMKNSDHAHIKLKLEDQKKQQSYPNLETDYSSNSSSNNSNNNNIPIRVCSDCNTTKTPLWRSGPKGPKSLCNACGIRQRKARRAMAAAAAAANGTNFTTETSTTTTATATAMKIKVQQKQKITTKVNNNHVVPFKKRCKFITSTTAAAVGSSSSTINNAQKKICFEDFFVNLSNNLALHRVFPQDEKEAAILLMALSSGLVHG; encoded by the exons ATGATTCCCACTTACAGaaattcttctccttcttctccttcatTTCCTTTTGAACTTAATAATAATGAGGTTCATGATCTAAGTCATATTAATCCTCTTGTTAGCCCTAGCTATCAAGTTGCTTCGTCATCTTCTTACTCGTCTTGCCAAACTTTCTTCAATAATTCAACTACTAATCAAGATCAAATGGGATATTATCGTTCTCAATTTTACCAGCCACAATACCAACCCGAG GTTGATAATTTTGCTTCAAGAAGTGGATCACATGATCATCTAGAGAAGAAAAACAAGGGACCCAAATTAACCTTGTGGAAAAAAGGAGATAAGTTGATGCAAAAGATGAAGAATTCAGATCACGCACATATCAAATTGAAGTTAGAAGATCAGAAGAAGCAGCAATCATATCCTAATTTGGAAACTGATTACAGCAGCAACAGCTCTTCCaacaatagtaataacaacaatattccaATTAGGGTTTGTTCTGATTGTAACACTACTAAGACCCCTCTTTGGAGAAGTGGTCCTAAAGGCCCTAAG TCACTTTGTAACGCATGTGGAATTCGACAAAGGAAAGCAAGGAGAGCCATGGCAGCAGCAGCAGCTGCAGCAAATGGGACAAATTTCACGACtgaaacatcaacaacaacaacagcaacagcaacagcaatGAAGATAAAAGTGCAACAGAAACAGAAGATAACTACAAAAGTGAATAACAATCATGTTGTACCCTTCAAGAAAAGGTGCAAATTCATAACAtctactactgctgctgctgttggaTCATCTTCATCTACTATTAATAATGCACAAAAGAAGATTTGTTTCGAGGATTTCTTCGTCAACTTGAGCAACAATTTGGCGTTACATCGCGTTTTTCCACAGGATGAGAAGGAAGCTGCAATTTTGCTAATGGCACTATCTAGTGGCCTTGTTCATGGTTGA